TCAAGAACACGCGGCGCGGGATCGCGCCGAGCGCCAGCGCGGCCGCCGTGGCATTTTCCACTTCGCTCCAGCAATCGCCGTCGCAAGGCATCCAAGGCGGGCGGGTGAAGAGAGCAAGTGGAACGCTTGTCTCACGACAGGCAGCTTCCGCATGCGCGGACATTTGCTCGGCAAAAGGATGCGTCGCATCGATCACGAAATCGATCGATTCGGTCCGCATATAGGAGATCAATCCGGCAATGCCGCCGAACCCGCCGATACGATAAGGAATGTCCGGCAGCGCGGGATTGTTGGTTCGGCCGGCGAGCGACAGGATCGGCGCGATTGTGGGGTCGCCCGCCAGGCGCTCGGCCAGCATGCGCGCTTCCGTCGTGCCGCCCAGGATCAATATGCGCATTGGCCTCGACATTCATTCACTCTCATAAGCTGCGTGCCATGATGCCATCGGCGACGATGCAAGCCCAGCACTGGCTGACACTCATCGGCATGGGCGAGGACGGACGCGACGGACTTTCTCCTGCCGCAGACCGCCTCATCGGGCAAGCGCGCTTCATCATCGGCGGCGCCCGGCATCTCGCTCTGCTGGGGCCAGTTGATGCGAAGACCATGGAATGGCCTACGCCTTTCGAAGGCGGTCTCAAAGAGATCCTCGGGCGTCGCGGCACGCCCGTCTGCGTGCTCGCCTCGGGTGATCCGTTTCTTTATGGCGTAGGCTCTCTCGTCGCCGCGCATGTGCCGGCGGATGAGATGATTTGTCTGCCGGCAGTTTCGTCGCTCAGTCTCGCCGCGGCAAGGC
The window above is part of the Methylovirgula sp. HY1 genome. Proteins encoded here:
- a CDS encoding cobalt-precorrin-6A reductase, producing MSRPMRILILGGTTEARMLAERLAGDPTIAPILSLAGRTNNPALPDIPYRIGGFGGIAGLISYMRTESIDFVIDATHPFAEQMSAHAEAACRETSVPLALFTRPPWMPCDGDCWSEVENATAAALALGAIPRRVFLTVGRLQLPAFAAAPMHHFLIRTIDAPEPPPKLPSYRLLLARGPFSLADEIALMEAEKIDILVSKNSGGAATYPKIEAARKLGIPVILMRPPARAEVPCFHDLEAILGFIGDGAHQPPPEPRGV